In Candidatus Sodalis pierantonius str. SOPE, one DNA window encodes the following:
- a CDS encoding TenA family protein, protein MNRTAFEHGLYGRLKQEAGHHWQAYIHHDFVRQLAAGTLPDGAFRCYLVQDYLFLIHFVRAYALLAYKLRTLPEIRAAVVSLEAIVKELPMHVAYCAQWGLREEEMAKEPEANETLTYTRYVLDIGQSGDVLDLLVALIPCVAGYAEIGQRLRDDPATVLASNPYAEWIQNYSDGDYLSGARAAIDQLERVGQARGAEQRFDALSAIFTTATRLESAFWQMGLTPHPTVIAV, encoded by the coding sequence ATGAATCGAACCGCTTTCGAGCACGGTCTGTACGGACGCTTAAAACAAGAAGCAGGCCATCACTGGCAGGCTTATATTCATCACGATTTTGTCCGCCAACTGGCGGCGGGTACGCTGCCGGACGGCGCTTTTCGCTGCTATCTTGTGCAAGACTATCTCTTTCTTATTCATTTCGTCCGGGCTTATGCCCTGTTGGCCTACAAATTGCGCACGCTGCCGGAGATCCGCGCCGCGGTAGTTTCCCTGGAGGCTATCGTGAAAGAATTGCCGATGCATGTGGCCTATTGCGCGCAATGGGGGCTGCGCGAGGAGGAGATGGCAAAAGAGCCCGAAGCCAACGAGACGTTGACCTATACCCGCTATGTGCTGGATATCGGCCAGTCCGGCGATGTCCTTGACTTGCTGGTCGCGTTGATTCCCTGCGTCGCGGGCTATGCCGAAATCGGCCAGCGCCTACGGGATGATCCCGCCACGGTTCTGGCGAGCAATCCCTATGCTGAATGGATCCAGAATTACTCTGACGGCGACTACCTGAGCGGCGCGCGGGCCGCCATCGATCAATTAGAGCGCGTAGGCCAGGCGCGCGGCGCCGAACAGCGTTTTGACGCTCTGTCCGCCATTTTCACCACCGCCACCCGGCTGGAAAGCGCTTTCTGGCAAATGGGGTTGACGCCCCACCCCACGGTAATAGCCGTATGA
- a CDS encoding HlyD family secretion protein — MFRQEAIENRKRQWQGRALLLPGIPAWLIAGACLSVFAALIALIMMGTYARRIQVLGEVTTSPRAINVYSSVQGYVVKRYVSQGQAVTKGSPLYLLDVSKRTPAGIVSENQRREIDKQLATLNTMMGRLEENKRIALASLAQQKTQYTAAYRRSAEIMRQAEQGVTLMKENMENYRRYQQRGLITKDQLTHQTSLYYQQQNNLLNLSGLNEQNSLQILLLESRIQTQSAEFANQIEQLEMQHHELKKELARNEAGEAIIIRAHGDGTIDSLSVTVGQMINAGDSLVQILPRSIDDYFLVLWVPNEAVPFISVGDRVNVNYESFPAEKFGYFSGIIDVVTKTPATAQEMLTYPGSPRNTQSTAIPYYKVVVKPDKRSVFYDGENRSLKAGMKAQVTLFLEKRRIYQWMLSPVFTMQRSVMGPVNEP; from the coding sequence GTGTTTCGCCAGGAAGCGATAGAAAATCGAAAAAGGCAGTGGCAAGGACGAGCGCTGCTGTTGCCCGGTATTCCAGCTTGGCTTATCGCCGGCGCGTGCCTTAGCGTTTTCGCCGCGCTTATCGCGCTGATTATGATGGGGACCTATGCGCGCCGCATCCAGGTGCTGGGCGAGGTCACCACATCGCCGCGCGCTATAAACGTCTATTCTTCCGTACAGGGTTATGTCGTTAAGCGCTATGTCTCGCAGGGGCAGGCCGTGACCAAAGGCTCTCCTCTCTATCTGCTTGATGTCAGTAAACGCACCCCGGCCGGCATTGTTAGCGAAAATCAGCGGCGGGAAATCGATAAGCAACTTGCCACATTGAATACCATGATGGGTCGACTCGAAGAGAATAAAAGGATTGCGCTTGCTTCGCTGGCGCAACAGAAAACGCAATATACGGCCGCCTACCGGCGTTCCGCTGAGATTATGCGGCAGGCGGAGCAAGGCGTGACCCTCATGAAGGAGAATATGGAAAATTACCGCCGCTATCAGCAACGGGGGTTAATCACCAAAGATCAATTGACGCACCAGACGTCATTATATTATCAGCAGCAAAACAATTTATTGAATCTCAGCGGCCTGAATGAGCAAAACTCACTGCAAATTCTGCTGTTGGAAAGCCGTATACAAACGCAGTCGGCGGAGTTTGCCAATCAGATTGAGCAGCTGGAAATGCAGCACCACGAGCTTAAAAAAGAGCTGGCGCGAAACGAGGCGGGGGAGGCTATTATTATCCGCGCCCACGGTGATGGAACCATTGACTCCCTCAGCGTCACGGTCGGCCAGATGATCAACGCCGGCGATAGCTTAGTACAAATTCTTCCGCGTTCGATAGACGATTACTTTTTGGTCCTCTGGGTGCCGAACGAGGCCGTTCCTTTTATTTCAGTAGGGGATCGCGTTAACGTGAATTATGAATCTTTTCCGGCGGAGAAGTTCGGTTATTTTTCCGGGATCATCGACGTGGTGACCAAAACCCCCGCAACGGCGCAGGAAATGCTCACCTACCCAGGCTCACCCCGAAATACGCAGTCAACGGCGATTCCCTATTACAAGGTGGTGGTTAAACCGGATAAACGGAGTGTTTTTTACGACGGCGAGAATAGGTCTCTGAAAGCCGGCATGAAAGCGCAGGTCACCTTATTTCTTGAAAAGAGGAGGATTTATCAATGGATGTTATCACCGGTTTTCACCATGCAGCGCAGTGTCATGGGGCCCGTGAATGAACCCTAA
- a CDS encoding ABC transporter permease, translating to MIAAINAPGARWRQGLTVAAGLLLLWWLITLTGIPAFLLPSPTAVATALWRGRLLLAHHGAITALEIMGGLLIGVVLGGLLALGMVHFPRLQRWLMPVVLTSQAIPVFALAPLLVLWFGYGMSAKVAMAVLIIFFPIVSAFFDGLRRVDNDYLDLARTLRASSYAQLRHVRLMAALPAFGSGLRMAAAVAPIGAIIGEWVGSAEGLGYVMLNANARMQADMCFAALLILVVMTLLLWTVVDALIRRLIFWMPENGA from the coding sequence ATGATAGCGGCGATTAATGCGCCGGGCGCGCGCTGGCGGCAAGGCCTGACGGTGGCCGCCGGTCTGCTGTTGCTATGGTGGCTGATTACCCTGACGGGCATCCCCGCATTCCTCCTGCCCTCGCCGACGGCCGTGGCCACTGCCCTGTGGCGCGGCCGCCTTCTACTGGCGCATCACGGTGCTATCACCGCGCTGGAAATTATGGGCGGCCTACTGATCGGGGTGGTTTTGGGCGGGCTGCTGGCGCTGGGGATGGTTCATTTCCCCCGATTGCAGCGTTGGTTAATGCCAGTGGTGCTCACCAGCCAGGCGATACCGGTTTTCGCGCTGGCGCCGCTGCTGGTGCTGTGGTTCGGCTACGGCATGAGCGCCAAAGTGGCGATGGCGGTGCTTATCATCTTTTTCCCGATCGTGTCGGCCTTTTTCGACGGGCTGCGCCGGGTAGATAACGACTATCTGGATTTGGCGCGCACCCTGCGCGCGTCGTCCTATGCGCAACTGCGCCATGTCAGATTGATGGCCGCGCTGCCGGCATTCGGTTCCGGGTTGCGCATGGCGGCCGCCGTCGCCCCTATCGGCGCCATTATCGGTGAGTGGGTCGGCTCGGCCGAAGGACTGGGGTATGTAATGCTTAACGCCAATGCGCGCATGCAAGCCGATATGTGTTTCGCCGCCCTGCTGATTCTGGTGGTAATGACGCTGTTGTTATGGACGGTAGTGGATGCGCTGATTCGGCGCCTTATTTTCTGGATGCCGGAAAACGGCGCCTGA
- a CDS encoding ABC transporter ATP-binding protein produces MTLLFPPFLLELHSLKVDGSARRPLLSDISFTLAAGERLAVIGPNGCGKSTLLKTLVGERRSAGGEIRLAGQLLSAISRHQRAQRIAYLAQHDEADPGLRLEDYVALGRLPHHARIGTLSGGERQRAALARALAQTPQLLLLDEPTNHLDPLARARLLMLVRQKGIATIAVLHDLPLVDPFADRVLVLREGQTVICAPPIMMATFGLESYTLPHPQTGLPVRFFAAPSGA; encoded by the coding sequence ATGACGCTCTTATTTCCCCCCTTTCTGCTAGAGCTGCACTCGCTCAAGGTTGACGGCAGCGCACGCCGGCCGCTTTTAAGCGATATCTCCTTTACCCTCGCCGCCGGGGAACGGCTGGCGGTGATCGGTCCTAATGGCTGCGGTAAATCGACCTTACTCAAAACCCTGGTCGGGGAGCGGCGGAGCGCCGGCGGCGAAATTCGGTTGGCGGGCCAGCTCCTATCGGCAATCAGCCGCCACCAGCGGGCGCAGCGCATTGCGTATCTTGCCCAGCACGATGAGGCGGATCCGGGGTTACGCCTTGAGGACTACGTCGCCCTCGGTCGCCTGCCGCACCACGCGCGCATCGGGACGCTTTCCGGCGGCGAACGTCAGAGAGCCGCGCTGGCCCGCGCGCTGGCGCAAACGCCGCAGCTGTTGTTGCTGGATGAACCGACGAATCATCTGGATCCGCTCGCCCGAGCGCGCTTATTGATGCTGGTGCGGCAAAAAGGCATCGCCACCATCGCCGTGTTGCATGATTTGCCGCTGGTGGATCCCTTTGCCGATCGGGTGCTGGTGCTGCGGGAAGGCCAAACGGTCATTTGCGCGCCGCCTATCATGATGGCGACCTTTGGATTGGAAAGCTACACCCTTCCCCATCCCCAGACCGGGCTACCGGTCCGCTTTTTTGCCGCGCCGTCCGGCGCCTGA
- a CDS encoding ABC transporter ATP-binding protein translates to MIAAVTPAPPAAIGIVVRDLTLRLNNRVLFDKLNFTLDGGQCAAVLGASGVGKTSLLKIIAGLTPADAGTVSGSDGLPLAGRIAYMGQKDLLYPWLTVKQNITLGARLRREKAESDWADYLLAEVGLDGVGASLPAALSGGMRQRAALARTLYERQPVVLMDEPFSALDILTRAKIQALSARLLSAHTVMLITHDPLEACRLSHRLWVLAGQPARFLTGLDLAGESPRAPDDPAVQQSQGALLRQLLGSAE, encoded by the coding sequence ATGATCGCTGCCGTGACGCCCGCGCCCCCTGCAGCAATCGGGATTGTGGTGCGTGACCTGACGCTGCGCCTGAATAATCGGGTCCTGTTCGACAAACTGAATTTTACCCTCGACGGCGGCCAATGCGCTGCGGTGCTGGGCGCGAGCGGCGTGGGTAAAACCAGCCTGCTGAAGATCATCGCCGGTCTGACGCCGGCGGACGCCGGTACCGTCAGCGGCAGCGATGGCCTGCCCCTTGCCGGTCGGATTGCCTATATGGGGCAAAAGGACCTGCTCTATCCGTGGTTGACGGTGAAACAAAATATTACCCTCGGCGCGCGTTTGCGCAGAGAGAAAGCCGAGAGCGACTGGGCCGACTACTTACTTGCCGAGGTCGGCCTGGACGGCGTCGGCGCGAGCCTGCCCGCCGCGCTTTCCGGCGGTATGCGGCAGCGCGCCGCCCTGGCCCGAACGCTCTACGAACGTCAGCCCGTGGTACTGATGGACGAGCCGTTCTCTGCCCTCGACATCCTGACCCGCGCCAAGATCCAGGCGCTGTCGGCACGGTTGCTTAGCGCGCATACCGTGATGCTTATCACCCACGATCCCCTCGAGGCGTGCCGCCTGAGCCATCGGCTGTGGGTCCTCGCCGGGCAACCCGCGCGGTTTCTCACCGGCCTGGACCTCGCCGGCGAGTCGCCGCGGGCGCCGGATGATCCCGCCGTGCAGCAAAGCCAGGGCGCGCTGTTGCGCCAACTACTGGGGAGCGCGGAATGA
- a CDS encoding FecCD family ABC transporter permease, with protein sequence MITSRLGYAVLLCLMALLVAGLMIAGIIAGTVTLPVQQVMAALTGREAWVPEMVARIVIDLRLPRSVLAAGAGLAMVGAYLQTATRNALADPFLFGLSSGASAGAVLIITRLGDSLGQWSLPLAVFAGGITSALAVICGLAISFLFGSFTHYLVFSGDQRAAGALLFWTLGGLGLARWDNLPFTLLPLVMLFGLLNLRWRSLDALLAGETMALSLGVAVIRLRMEIFLVCALATSLLVALTGVIGFVGLMIPHLARPLCGIRHRRVLPLCALLGAALLCGGDLLSRLLIAPQELPIGIITAGLGGFFVLSLLLRGHRPG encoded by the coding sequence ATGATCACCTCCCGCCTGGGCTATGCCGTGCTGCTCTGCCTGATGGCGTTGCTGGTGGCCGGGCTGATGATAGCGGGCATCATCGCCGGCACGGTAACGCTTCCGGTACAGCAGGTGATGGCCGCCCTCACCGGGCGGGAAGCCTGGGTGCCGGAAATGGTCGCGCGTATCGTCATCGATCTGCGTCTGCCGCGTAGCGTACTGGCCGCCGGCGCCGGGTTGGCGATGGTGGGTGCCTATTTGCAGACCGCAACCCGCAACGCGCTGGCGGACCCTTTTTTATTCGGTCTCTCTTCCGGCGCCTCGGCGGGCGCGGTGCTCATCATCACCCGTTTAGGCGACAGCCTGGGTCAGTGGTCGCTGCCCCTCGCGGTGTTCGCCGGCGGGATTACGTCGGCCTTGGCGGTCATCTGCGGCCTAGCTATCTCGTTTTTGTTCGGCTCATTCACCCATTATTTGGTGTTTTCCGGCGATCAGCGTGCCGCCGGCGCGTTGCTGTTCTGGACGCTGGGAGGGCTGGGGCTGGCCCGATGGGATAATCTGCCGTTCACCCTGCTGCCGTTGGTCATGCTATTTGGTCTGCTTAATCTGCGCTGGCGTTCGCTGGACGCCTTACTGGCCGGCGAAACCATGGCGCTGTCGCTGGGCGTAGCGGTCATACGGCTACGGATGGAAATCTTCTTGGTTTGCGCGCTGGCCACGTCCCTACTGGTGGCGCTCACCGGCGTAATCGGTTTTGTGGGGCTGATGATCCCCCACCTGGCCAGGCCATTATGCGGGATTCGCCACCGGCGCGTGCTGCCCCTGTGCGCGCTGCTGGGGGCCGCCTTGCTGTGCGGCGGCGATCTGCTCAGCCGGCTGCTGATAGCGCCCCAGGAGCTGCCCATCGGCATTATCACCGCCGGCCTGGGCGGCTTTTTCGTGCTGAGCCTGTTATTGCGCGGGCATCGACCCGGCTAG
- a CDS encoding ABC transporter substrate-binding protein yields the protein MIKQSIAALLLAAAGYAGAADKITLVLDWHINPDHAPIIVAQQIGAFRAADLDVTLVPPSDPSLPPRLVAAKQADLAITYQPQLHFFADQGLPLVRVGTLIDTPLNTVMTLDKNIRTLADLKSKKIGFSVSGLEEATLDTMLRHDHLTLQDTQMVNVNFQLTSALMAGQVDAVIGGYRNIEALELQQQGKQPVVFDVEDYGVPAYDELIIVANKAALAEPKIRRFLAALKQGTDYLLAHPDESWRTFARAYPDLDTALYRRAWQATLPLFAKDPARLDIPRYQAYQQFLDDNHLITHPRPVSTYAVELR from the coding sequence ATGATAAAACAGAGTATTGCCGCTCTTCTCCTCGCCGCCGCCGGCTATGCCGGCGCCGCGGATAAGATTACGCTGGTGCTGGATTGGCATATTAATCCCGATCACGCACCGATTATCGTGGCTCAGCAGATAGGCGCCTTCCGGGCGGCGGATTTGGACGTTACGCTGGTGCCGCCGTCGGATCCGTCACTGCCGCCGCGGCTGGTGGCCGCCAAGCAAGCGGATCTGGCCATTACCTATCAGCCACAGCTGCATTTTTTTGCCGATCAGGGGCTGCCGTTGGTGCGCGTCGGGACGCTTATCGACACCCCGCTTAACACGGTGATGACGCTGGATAAAAACATCCGTACCCTGGCCGATTTGAAAAGCAAAAAAATCGGTTTTTCCGTCAGCGGTCTGGAGGAGGCAACGCTCGATACCATGTTGCGCCATGATCACTTGACCCTGCAAGATACCCAGATGGTCAACGTCAACTTTCAACTGACCAGCGCGCTGATGGCGGGCCAGGTGGATGCGGTTATCGGCGGTTATCGCAATATCGAAGCGTTGGAACTCCAGCAGCAGGGCAAACAACCGGTAGTGTTTGACGTGGAAGACTACGGCGTGCCGGCGTATGACGAATTGATCATCGTTGCCAATAAGGCGGCATTGGCGGAACCCAAGATCAGGCGCTTTTTGGCGGCCCTGAAGCAGGGCACCGACTATTTGCTGGCTCACCCTGATGAAAGCTGGCGGACGTTCGCCCGCGCCTATCCTGATCTGGATACGGCGCTCTACCGGCGCGCCTGGCAGGCAACGCTACCGCTGTTCGCCAAAGATCCGGCGCGGCTGGACATACCGCGCTACCAGGCGTATCAGCAATTCCTCGACGACAATCATCTGATTACCCACCCCCGCCCGGTCTCGACCTATGCCGTGGAGCTGCGTTAA
- a CDS encoding IS256-like element ISSoEn2 family transposase, whose product MDEKQLQALANELAKNLKTPEDLSYFDRLLKKISVEAALNAEMSHHLGYDKNQPKPGTNARNGYSTKTVTTGDGPLALRTPRDRDGSFEPQLVKKNQTRITGMDNQILSLYAKGMTTREIAAAFKELYDADVSPALVSKVTDAVMEQVVEWQNRPLDAVYPIVYLDCIVLKVRQDSRIINKSVFLALGINIEGQKELLGMWLAENEGAKFWLNVLTELKNRGLNDILIACVDGLKGFPDAINAVYPEARLQLCIVHMVRNSLRFVSWKDYKAVTRDLKAIYQAPTEEAGLQALEAFSSAWDIRYPQISRSWQANWANLATFFAYPTDIRKVIYTTNAIESLNSVIRHAIKKRKVFPTDDAVKKVVWLAIQAASQKWTMPLRDWRMAMSRFIIEFGDRLDGHF is encoded by the coding sequence ATGGACGAAAAACAGTTGCAGGCTCTGGCTAACGAACTGGCCAAAAATCTCAAAACCCCTGAAGATCTCAGTTACTTCGATCGGCTGCTGAAAAAAATTAGCGTCGAAGCAGCTCTCAATGCCGAAATGTCCCATCACCTCGGCTACGATAAAAATCAGCCTAAACCGGGGACCAACGCCCGCAACGGCTATTCCACAAAAACCGTTACCACTGGCGATGGCCCGCTGGCGCTGCGTACTCCGCGCGATCGTGACGGTTCCTTTGAACCGCAACTGGTGAAGAAGAACCAGACCCGGATTACCGGGATGGATAACCAGATTTTATCGTTGTACGCCAAAGGGATGACCACCCGCGAGATCGCCGCCGCGTTCAAAGAGCTGTATGACGCCGATGTCTCGCCGGCGCTGGTCTCAAAGGTCACCGATGCGGTCATGGAGCAGGTTGTCGAATGGCAAAACCGGCCTCTGGATGCAGTCTATCCCATTGTTTATCTTGACTGTATCGTTCTAAAAGTCCGGCAGGACAGCCGCATCATCAACAAATCTGTGTTCCTGGCGCTGGGCATCAACATCGAAGGCCAGAAAGAGTTGCTAGGTATGTGGCTGGCCGAAAATGAAGGCGCAAAGTTCTGGCTGAACGTGCTGACAGAGCTGAAAAACCGCGGCCTGAACGATATCCTTATCGCCTGCGTAGACGGGCTGAAAGGTTTCCCTGACGCTATTAACGCGGTGTATCCGGAGGCGCGGCTCCAGCTGTGTATCGTACATATGGTGCGCAACAGCCTGCGGTTCGTCTCCTGGAAGGACTACAAGGCCGTCACCCGCGACCTGAAAGCTATCTATCAGGCCCCTACGGAAGAAGCCGGCTTGCAGGCGCTGGAAGCGTTCTCCAGTGCCTGGGACATCCGCTACCCGCAAATAAGTCGAAGCTGGCAGGCAAACTGGGCCAATCTGGCCACGTTCTTTGCCTACCCAACGGACATCCGCAAGGTGATCTACACGACCAACGCCATCGAGTCGTTAAACAGCGTGATCCGGCATGCCATCAAAAAGCGCAAGGTGTTCCCGACCGACGACGCAGTGAAAAAGGTGGTGTGGCTGGCGATACAGGCGGCCTCACAGAAATGGACAATGCCTTTGAGGGACTGGCGCATGGCAATGAGCCGCTTTATTATCGAGTTCGGTGACCGCCTGGACGGTCACTTCTGA
- the istB gene encoding IS21-like element ISSoEn3 family helper ATPase IstB, whose amino-acid sequence MDTLLMALRELKLSAMVQALETQRELPGSYGELGFEERLSLMVEAENLHRKNNYICRLRRQSQMRLQAKPEDIRYIPSRGVTPEQMRDLLGGQYLKYQKSILITGPTGTGKTWLSCALGAQACRQQYSVRYWRVGRLLAHLHQCQVDGTYLKQLKQLEKIELLILDDVGLESISPMQATMLLEVMEDRYDKSSSILISQLPVKKWYGLIENPTTADALLDRLVHPSYRLELKGESLRKEQGVASTGKID is encoded by the coding sequence ATGGATACACTGTTAATGGCTCTGCGAGAGCTGAAGTTGTCGGCAATGGTCCAGGCGTTGGAGACGCAACGCGAACTCCCGGGGAGTTATGGGGAGCTGGGGTTCGAGGAGCGGTTGTCGCTGATGGTAGAAGCGGAAAATTTGCATAGAAAAAACAACTACATATGCCGTCTGCGACGGCAATCGCAAATGCGCTTGCAGGCAAAACCGGAAGATATCCGCTATATCCCTAGCCGAGGAGTGACACCGGAACAGATGCGAGATCTGCTAGGGGGACAATATCTGAAATATCAGAAAAGCATACTCATCACGGGGCCAACAGGTACGGGCAAAACCTGGCTCAGTTGTGCGCTTGGTGCGCAGGCATGCCGGCAGCAATATAGCGTGCGTTACTGGCGAGTGGGTCGGTTGCTGGCCCATCTTCACCAGTGTCAGGTAGACGGGACCTATCTAAAACAGCTTAAGCAGTTAGAAAAAATAGAGTTACTGATCTTGGACGACGTGGGCCTAGAATCAATAAGTCCGATGCAGGCAACGATGCTGTTGGAGGTGATGGAAGATCGCTACGACAAAAGCAGCAGCATCCTGATCAGTCAACTGCCGGTGAAAAAATGGTATGGACTGATAGAAAACCCCACGACAGCTGACGCGTTACTCGATCGGTTAGTACACCCCAGCTATAGACTGGAACTTAAAGGCGAATCACTACGCAAAGAGCAAGGAGTAGCCAGCACAGGAAAAATAGACTAA